The following are encoded in a window of Corynebacterium marinum DSM 44953 genomic DNA:
- the dapA gene encoding 4-hydroxy-tetrahydrodipicolinate synthase, translated as MSTGLAVKNGAEHFGTVCVAMVTPFDRDGALDTETGRRLAAHLVDNGLDSLVLAGTTGESPTTTTEEKIALIRAVKEEVGDRAKIIAGAGTNNTAASVELARASAEAGADALLVVTPYYSKPSQEGLFQHFSVVAEATDLPICLYDIPPRSSIPIAPETLRRLAEIPNILAVKDAKGNMAESALLMHETGLAYYSGDDPLNIPWLSIGASGFISVVGHAAPRALRELYTSFEEGDLARAREINATVLSPLIAAQARLGGASMAKAALRLQGIEVGDPRLPVVAPDEQEIEGLRRDMEKAGVL; from the coding sequence ATGAGTACAGGTTTGGCAGTGAAGAACGGGGCCGAGCACTTCGGAACCGTCTGTGTCGCCATGGTCACCCCCTTCGACCGCGACGGCGCCCTCGATACGGAGACCGGCCGTCGTCTCGCCGCGCACCTCGTCGACAACGGACTCGACTCCCTGGTGCTCGCGGGCACCACCGGTGAGTCCCCGACGACGACCACGGAAGAGAAGATAGCCCTGATCAGGGCCGTGAAGGAGGAGGTGGGCGACCGCGCGAAGATCATCGCGGGTGCCGGCACCAACAACACCGCGGCCTCTGTCGAGCTTGCGCGGGCATCCGCCGAGGCCGGCGCAGACGCGCTCCTCGTGGTCACCCCGTACTACTCTAAGCCCAGCCAGGAAGGGCTTTTCCAGCACTTCTCGGTTGTCGCGGAAGCCACCGACCTCCCGATCTGTCTCTACGACATTCCGCCGCGTTCCTCCATCCCTATCGCACCGGAAACCCTCCGCCGACTCGCGGAGATCCCGAATATTCTTGCGGTTAAGGACGCGAAGGGTAACATGGCGGAGTCTGCACTGCTCATGCACGAGACCGGTCTCGCCTACTACTCGGGCGATGATCCGCTGAACATCCCGTGGTTGTCGATCGGCGCCTCGGGGTTCATCTCCGTGGTCGGCCACGCCGCACCGCGCGCCTTGCGTGAGCTGTACACAAGTTTCGAGGAAGGCGACCTCGCCCGTGCGCGGGAAATCAACGCCACCGTTCTTTCACCGCTGATCGCCGCCCAGGCCCGCCTGGGTGGTGCCAGCATGGCCAAAGCTGCTCTGCGACTGCAGGGCATTGAGGTGGGGGACCCGCGTCTGCCTGTCGTCGCTCCCGACGAGCAGGAGATCGAGGGCCTCCGCCGTGACATGGAAAAGGCTGGAGTCCTTTAA